The following coding sequences lie in one Thermogemmatispora onikobensis genomic window:
- a CDS encoding ROK family protein, translating into MSTERSSQAPRSTGKLLATQGYVVGVEISGSGTRQSVALADLDGNILYQLRRPLEYIPDTTTLLQLLEAMLGEVLDPERLRDGRVLRVGVAVGGPVDASQGIVRTLYHARGWDNFPLQDYLAERLNVPCIIDNNANAAALAEVLYGAGVGERVALYVGLGRGIGGGLIVNGQIYHGVTSTAGEIGHLLVMQNGPKCSCGGYGHLEAIASAQAIVRTMIGRAVERPATLAAIHRLTDGRAERITVGQIFQLAAEGDEVARCLIDEVLTYLAFALANIVHLVNPGMIILGGSVALVGEPLITPLRERLRALCLPAASQHLRIVQGKLGPQASLVGAVTLALQDL; encoded by the coding sequence GTGTCTACAGAACGCAGCAGCCAGGCGCCGCGGTCCACCGGTAAGCTGTTAGCCACTCAGGGCTATGTCGTAGGGGTCGAGATCAGTGGCAGCGGCACGCGGCAATCAGTGGCCCTGGCCGATCTGGACGGCAACATTCTCTACCAGCTGCGCCGCCCTCTGGAGTATATTCCCGATACGACGACGTTGCTCCAGCTGCTGGAGGCCATGCTTGGGGAAGTGCTGGACCCCGAGCGCCTGCGCGATGGGCGCGTGTTGCGCGTGGGCGTCGCCGTTGGCGGGCCAGTCGATGCCTCACAGGGGATCGTGCGGACGCTCTACCATGCGCGTGGCTGGGATAACTTTCCGCTACAGGACTACCTGGCCGAGCGCCTGAACGTTCCTTGCATCATCGACAATAACGCGAACGCTGCCGCCCTGGCTGAGGTGCTCTATGGAGCCGGGGTCGGGGAGCGGGTGGCCCTTTACGTCGGGCTAGGCCGCGGAATCGGCGGCGGCCTGATCGTCAACGGCCAGATCTACCACGGCGTGACCTCGACAGCGGGCGAGATCGGCCATCTGCTGGTGATGCAGAACGGGCCGAAATGCTCCTGCGGCGGCTACGGCCATCTGGAAGCCATCGCCTCCGCTCAGGCCATCGTTCGCACCATGATCGGTCGCGCCGTCGAGCGCCCTGCAACGTTGGCAGCCATCCACCGCCTGACCGACGGGCGGGCCGAGCGCATCACTGTGGGGCAGATCTTTCAACTGGCCGCAGAGGGCGATGAGGTGGCTCGCTGCCTGATCGACGAGGTGCTGACCTACCTGGCCTTCGCTCTGGCCAATATCGTTCATCTTGTCAATCCCGGTATGATCATCTTAGGCGGGTCGGTCGCGCTCGTGGGGGAACCGCTGATTACCCCCCTGCGCGAGCGTCTGCGCGCGCTCTGTCTGCCCGCAGCCAGCCAGCATCTGCGCATCGTTCAGGGCAAGCTAGGCCCCCAGGCGAGCCTTGTCGGAGCAGTGACGCTGGCTCTCCAGGATCTGTAA